A genomic segment from Microbulbifer elongatus encodes:
- a CDS encoding FecR family protein translates to MMATGNSHPQTDIRRIEAEAREWFMLRAERPLYAAEQDAFDTWMQQGGNRDAYQQLEQIDRGLAALAASEEGSRLRQPGAFISLLQNLRSYLGVSPLSGLAFACTLMLAVGIVYLAPWQSESHSAQGYTSELAQTRQVTLLDGTLVTLGGDSAIETEFGTAARKVKLLRGQAFFAVRKDSSRPFIVRAQGAEVRVVGTRFDVNAGNKMNPTVKVTVEEGIVDVAARPQGQFGATASSKVRLTAGQQVKVREDQVSRISKIDAAQVAGWRQGKFSYRDAPLAEIVADANRYRKQRIVIGTPELEDLRVTTAFTADQAETLVAMLEQSLPVRVFREPDGRVIIWPGSVEH, encoded by the coding sequence ATGATGGCGACTGGTAACAGTCATCCGCAAACCGATATCCGGCGGATCGAAGCGGAAGCCCGCGAGTGGTTCATGCTGCGGGCTGAACGTCCGTTATACGCCGCTGAGCAGGACGCATTCGACACCTGGATGCAACAGGGGGGCAACCGAGACGCCTACCAGCAGCTGGAGCAGATTGACCGCGGTCTCGCTGCCCTCGCCGCCAGCGAAGAAGGTTCTCGACTGCGCCAGCCCGGCGCTTTTATCAGCCTGTTACAGAACCTCAGAAGCTACTTGGGCGTCAGCCCCCTGAGTGGCCTCGCGTTTGCCTGTACCCTGATGCTCGCCGTCGGCATTGTGTATCTGGCGCCCTGGCAGAGCGAGAGCCATTCTGCACAAGGCTATACATCGGAGCTCGCGCAAACCCGCCAAGTCACCCTGTTAGACGGTACCCTGGTCACCCTTGGGGGTGACTCCGCCATTGAAACGGAATTTGGAACCGCCGCGCGCAAGGTCAAACTGCTGCGCGGTCAGGCATTTTTCGCGGTGCGCAAAGATTCCAGTCGCCCGTTTATTGTGCGCGCCCAGGGCGCTGAGGTACGCGTGGTCGGTACCCGCTTTGACGTCAACGCCGGCAATAAAATGAACCCGACGGTGAAAGTGACGGTGGAAGAGGGGATCGTCGATGTGGCAGCCAGGCCGCAGGGCCAGTTCGGCGCAACCGCAAGCAGCAAAGTGCGGCTGACCGCGGGTCAGCAGGTCAAGGTGCGCGAGGATCAGGTGAGTCGCATCAGTAAAATTGACGCCGCACAGGTCGCCGGTTGGCGCCAAGGCAAATTCAGCTACCGGGATGCCCCCCTTGCGGAAATCGTCGCCGATGCCAATCGCTACCGCAAACAGCGTATCGTGATCGGTACCCCGGAACTCGAAGATTTACGCGTGACCACCGCATTTACCGCCGATCAGGCCGAAACCCTGGTGGCCATGCTCGAGCAGTCGCTGCCGGTGCGGGTATTCCGGGAGCCGGACGGA
- a CDS encoding RNA polymerase sigma factor, with protein sequence MATALASPMTPDSDDRRVPEIERDLDFYYREYQQELCRYAVSKFGLSYSEAEDLVQEAFARMAPQLQQGDIEHVRAFLYRSVHNATIDALRKGQVRESYAQSVQDDPDREQDSRSPERVAAGRQFLGLISRALWNMPHKRRRLLLMNRVDGLSYAEIARREGLSATVVKKHVAKALAGCQEALRVNGGKYGGEI encoded by the coding sequence ATGGCGACAGCGTTGGCGAGCCCGATGACGCCCGATAGTGACGACCGGAGGGTGCCTGAGATCGAAAGGGACCTGGATTTCTACTACCGCGAGTATCAGCAGGAACTGTGTCGATATGCGGTGAGTAAGTTCGGTTTGTCCTACAGCGAGGCCGAGGATCTGGTGCAAGAGGCATTTGCCCGGATGGCACCGCAACTGCAACAGGGCGATATCGAGCATGTACGCGCCTTTCTTTATCGCTCCGTCCACAATGCAACCATCGATGCGTTGCGCAAAGGGCAGGTGCGGGAAAGTTACGCGCAATCCGTGCAGGACGACCCCGACCGTGAACAGGATAGTCGCAGCCCCGAGCGGGTAGCGGCCGGCCGGCAGTTTCTCGGCCTGATCAGTCGCGCCCTGTGGAACATGCCCCACAAGCGCCGGCGGCTGTTATTGATGAACCGTGTCGACGGGCTCTCCTACGCGGAAATCGCGCGTCGAGAAGGGCTCTCCGCGACGGTAGTGAAAAAACACGTGGCCAAAGCCCTCGCAGGATGTCAGGAAGCCCTGCGGGTCAATGGTGGTAAGTACGGTGGAGAAATATGA
- a CDS encoding TonB-dependent receptor domain-containing protein yields the protein MLKTYLRSMCARILATQLSAIPAGIAVAESKVQDPTLSGSALYSFQLPAQSLEQSLLAFSRETGLAVMVGAQGHAHLDAPPLTGMFSIDEAMRLLLAESGLQYRRVDGQGIVILPSPEESAEPEIETRIPEDVRPLLEEIEVVASKRRTNLQRTPMTVTALHGGLLQERNIDSLEALAAEVPSLQVTRNGDHTASMLYLRGVGSDNHTEAGDSGVATHVDGIFSSRVQGSAVLLYDLDRIEVLRGPQGTLFGRNSTGGVINYHTARPEREWSAELSTSMGSFQEQKLAAVANAPLNEDWSLRWAAVRHLADSPIEYSDDSVYARAGDRYNNTDLYSYRLSSAWQREGLFNWWLSYERFEDRGAGSLPIVDYDTPVVIDTPGRTELDQDAWRSRLELQLPSAHTLTYISGYGFTRRSQDWDADRTGPVGSETDPALYHQSNRTIWSRYRARQHEVQLKNSDDQRLRWLLAYFHFAEKNAIRFDLEHQLANGSGWGGAPAHSFQQPDRGTRMSAVYGQLDYDITDNWQVSAGARSGRDQRYDRGGRNIACPDLIRTDRGGVLGDIAVNDASAAADQCYVANYNDVDRAWRSTTAMTRVSYQPSDDLLLYLLYAEGFKPGIVQDGASLQGEYDGVGDPAYQSALAALIRSNNRGAAYVGPEASANVELGFKLGLLDGAMTLNGALFDTRYRDLQVSGIAVEEDGTELIRSTNAPSATIRGLELELNWASGRNGRASGFLSWLDARYYHFLAVDNEYPDHGRTWNPGIDSPEITNLVDFSGNRLKQVPGLSLGLNYRHGFTLTDRLRATARGGLRYTTSMYFDEANRGNRTGWLLENDSGHWVEDPAGATRNIDRRDAATLLNAGLKLQPVDGNWWLDLYGDNLTNTLLASDVHEADVATPAYYYNPPRTFGVRLGLHFD from the coding sequence GCCGGCATCGCTGTTGCCGAATCGAAAGTCCAGGATCCGACGCTTTCTGGATCCGCACTCTACAGTTTCCAGCTCCCTGCCCAGTCTCTGGAGCAGTCACTGCTGGCGTTCTCCCGCGAAACCGGCCTCGCAGTTATGGTTGGCGCGCAAGGGCACGCCCACCTCGATGCGCCGCCACTGACCGGAATGTTCAGTATCGACGAGGCGATGCGCCTGCTGCTTGCCGAGTCCGGGTTACAGTATCGTCGGGTGGACGGGCAGGGCATCGTGATACTGCCTTCCCCTGAGGAGTCTGCCGAACCGGAAATAGAAACCCGAATTCCCGAAGACGTCCGCCCGCTGCTGGAAGAAATCGAGGTGGTCGCCAGTAAGCGTCGTACAAACCTGCAGCGCACACCGATGACGGTGACCGCGCTGCACGGTGGTCTGTTGCAGGAGCGCAACATCGACAGTCTCGAGGCGCTGGCTGCGGAGGTGCCGAGTCTGCAGGTCACCCGCAATGGGGACCACACCGCGTCCATGCTGTATCTGCGGGGTGTCGGCTCTGACAACCACACCGAGGCGGGAGACTCCGGCGTGGCGACCCATGTGGACGGCATCTTTAGCAGCCGGGTGCAGGGCTCTGCGGTACTGCTGTATGACCTGGATCGGATCGAAGTCTTGCGCGGCCCCCAGGGTACCCTGTTCGGGCGCAACTCCACGGGCGGTGTCATCAACTATCACACAGCGCGCCCGGAGCGCGAGTGGTCGGCGGAACTGAGCACGTCCATGGGCAGTTTTCAGGAGCAGAAGCTGGCCGCGGTCGCCAACGCACCGCTGAACGAGGACTGGTCACTGCGCTGGGCTGCGGTCAGGCACCTGGCGGACAGTCCCATCGAATACAGCGATGACTCCGTCTATGCCAGAGCCGGTGACCGCTATAACAATACCGACCTGTACAGTTATCGCCTCAGCTCCGCCTGGCAGCGTGAAGGCCTGTTCAATTGGTGGCTGAGCTACGAGCGCTTTGAAGACCGCGGTGCGGGCAGTCTGCCCATAGTGGATTACGACACGCCGGTAGTCATCGACACCCCCGGGCGCACCGAGCTGGATCAGGATGCCTGGCGCAGCCGCTTGGAGCTGCAGCTGCCATCGGCGCACACTCTCACCTATATCAGCGGTTACGGGTTTACCCGTCGCAGCCAGGACTGGGATGCGGACCGCACTGGCCCGGTGGGCAGTGAGACCGATCCCGCGCTGTATCACCAGAGTAATCGCACCATCTGGTCGCGGTATCGCGCGCGCCAGCACGAAGTGCAGTTGAAAAACAGCGATGACCAGCGGTTGCGTTGGTTGCTGGCGTATTTTCACTTCGCGGAAAAGAATGCAATCCGCTTCGATCTTGAGCACCAGCTGGCCAATGGCAGTGGCTGGGGGGGAGCACCGGCGCACAGTTTTCAACAGCCGGATCGCGGCACACGCATGAGCGCGGTGTACGGGCAGCTGGATTACGATATTACCGACAACTGGCAGGTCAGTGCCGGCGCCCGCAGCGGACGCGATCAGCGTTACGATCGGGGTGGGCGCAATATTGCCTGCCCTGACCTGATACGCACCGATCGCGGTGGTGTACTTGGCGACATTGCGGTAAACGATGCCTCTGCAGCCGCCGATCAGTGCTATGTGGCCAACTACAACGATGTGGATCGCGCCTGGCGCAGCACGACCGCGATGACACGGGTCAGCTACCAGCCCAGCGATGACCTGCTGCTGTATCTGCTTTACGCCGAAGGGTTCAAACCCGGAATCGTGCAGGATGGTGCGAGCCTGCAAGGGGAGTACGACGGCGTGGGAGATCCGGCCTATCAATCTGCACTGGCGGCACTGATTCGCAGCAATAACCGTGGCGCCGCCTACGTCGGACCGGAGGCCAGTGCCAATGTGGAGCTGGGGTTCAAGCTGGGTCTGCTGGATGGCGCCATGACCCTGAATGGCGCTTTGTTCGATACCCGTTATCGCGACCTGCAGGTGTCGGGGATTGCGGTAGAGGAGGACGGCACCGAACTGATTCGCAGTACCAATGCCCCCAGTGCCACCATCCGCGGCCTCGAGCTGGAGCTGAACTGGGCTTCCGGTCGCAATGGGCGGGCCAGTGGGTTCCTTTCCTGGCTGGATGCGCGCTATTACCATTTTCTGGCCGTGGATAACGAGTATCCGGACCATGGTCGAACCTGGAATCCGGGTATCGACAGCCCGGAAATCACCAACCTGGTGGATTTCAGCGGCAATCGCCTGAAGCAGGTACCCGGTCTCAGTCTCGGGCTCAACTACCGGCACGGCTTCACCCTCACCGACCGCCTGCGGGCCACCGCCCGCGGGGGCCTGCGCTACACAACCAGCATGTACTTTGACGAGGCCAATCGGGGTAACCGCACCGGTTGGCTCCTGGAGAACGACAGCGGCCACTGGGTAGAGGATCCCGCCGGTGCCACCCGCAATATTGACCGCCGCGATGCAGCCACCCTGCTGAACGCCGGGTTGAAGCTACAGCCTGTAGATGGCAACTGGTGGTTAGACCTCTACGGGGACAATCTCACAAACACGCTGCTGGCGAGCGATGTGCACGAAGCCGATGTGGCCACTCCCGCCTACTACTACAATCCGCCGCGCACCTTTGGCGTGCGCCTGGGACTACATTTTGACTGA